The Flavobacterium sp. 123 genome contains a region encoding:
- a CDS encoding glycoside hydrolase family 25 protein encodes MRKKTVRRRTTVTRKSKKKSVFVTKVIRYLSWVLVGIFLVGIVYHYREGLAYYFSFKSNKVLSEAEESKHFSDVRNFQVLEKSEGKTIGLDVSEYQEKISWSYVDTLEQKYPLDFVFIRATVGNDRVDSEFKRNWLGAKENKMIRGAYHYYRPNENSIEQAELFIQTVTLKKGDLPPVLDIERLPKNQSIDSLKIGLKRWLTKVESHYKVRPIIYTGEKYYDDFLKEEFSDYLFWIANYNFYREEIQDEWLFWQFTEKAKVPGIKTNVDINIYNGDLQQLRFITVD; translated from the coding sequence ATGAGAAAAAAAACAGTCAGAAGAAGAACTACGGTAACTCGTAAATCCAAAAAAAAATCTGTATTTGTAACAAAGGTTATCCGTTATTTAAGTTGGGTTCTTGTTGGAATTTTTCTTGTTGGAATTGTATATCACTACCGAGAGGGTTTAGCATATTATTTTAGTTTCAAATCGAATAAAGTACTTTCTGAAGCGGAAGAATCCAAGCATTTTTCAGATGTTAGAAATTTTCAGGTTCTTGAAAAAAGTGAAGGTAAAACTATTGGTCTTGATGTTTCTGAATACCAGGAAAAAATTAGTTGGTCCTATGTTGATACTTTAGAACAAAAATATCCATTAGATTTCGTTTTTATTCGAGCAACGGTTGGAAATGACCGAGTTGATAGTGAATTTAAAAGAAATTGGCTTGGCGCCAAAGAGAATAAAATGATTCGTGGTGCCTATCATTATTACCGTCCTAATGAAAACTCAATCGAGCAAGCAGAACTTTTTATCCAAACGGTAACTCTTAAAAAAGGGGATTTGCCTCCAGTTTTGGACATAGAAAGACTTCCTAAAAATCAATCTATTGATAGCCTTAAAATAGGTCTGAAAAGATGGCTTACTAAAGTAGAATCACATTATAAAGTGAGACCTATCATTTATACGGGGGAAAAATATTATGATGATTTTCTAAAAGAGGAATTCAGCGATTATCTTTTTTGGATTGCCAATTATAATTTTTATCGAGAGGAAATACAAGACGAATGGTTGTTTTGGCAGTTTACAGAAAAAGCAAAGGTGCCTGGAATAAAAACTAATGTAGACATTAATATTTATAATGGTGATCTACAACAATTGCGTTTTATTACTGTGGATTAA
- a CDS encoding DUF5808 domain-containing protein → MKNQKPSKETLERWRKDPNNWKMGMFYYNPEDTRILPPKRTSWMGWTTNFANRNSVLFFILLILFFAFIISMILRKH, encoded by the coding sequence ATGAAAAATCAAAAACCCAGCAAAGAAACATTAGAGAGATGGCGTAAAGACCCAAATAACTGGAAAATGGGAATGTTCTATTATAATCCAGAAGATACCCGAATACTTCCACCAAAAAGAACGTCATGGATGGGATGGACAACAAACTTTGCAAATAGAAACTCCGTTTTGTTTTTTATTCTATTAATCTTGTTTTTTGCGTTTATTATTTCAATGATTCTAAGAAAACATTAA
- the lptB gene encoding LPS export ABC transporter ATP-binding protein translates to MKLRADNLIKTYKGRSVVKGISVEVNQGEIVGLLGPNGAGKTTSFYMIVGLVKPNAGNIYLDDLNITDYPMYKRAQQGIGYLAQEASVFRKLSIEDNILSVLQLTNHTKAEQEAKMESLIAEFSLEHIRTNRGDLLSGGERRRTEIARCLATDPKFILLDEPFAGVDPVAVEDIQRIVAQLKNKNIGILITDHNVQETLAITDKTYLMFEGGILKAGIPEELVEDEMVRRVYLGQNFELRKKKLEF, encoded by the coding sequence ATGAAATTAAGGGCAGATAATCTTATTAAAACGTATAAAGGTCGTAGCGTTGTAAAAGGTATTTCGGTAGAAGTAAACCAAGGAGAAATCGTAGGTCTTTTGGGGCCGAACGGTGCCGGAAAAACAACCTCTTTTTATATGATTGTTGGATTAGTAAAGCCCAATGCTGGAAATATTTATTTGGATGATTTAAATATCACCGATTATCCAATGTATAAAAGAGCACAACAAGGTATTGGTTATTTAGCACAAGAAGCATCTGTTTTTAGAAAATTAAGTATTGAAGACAACATACTGAGCGTGCTTCAATTAACAAATCATACAAAAGCAGAACAAGAGGCAAAAATGGAAAGTCTAATTGCTGAATTTAGCTTAGAACACATTAGAACCAACCGTGGAGATTTATTATCTGGAGGAGAACGTCGTCGTACTGAAATTGCACGTTGTTTAGCTACTGATCCTAAATTCATATTACTTGACGAACCTTTTGCCGGAGTAGATCCTGTAGCTGTAGAAGACATTCAGCGTATTGTAGCACAATTAAAAAACAAGAATATCGGAATCCTAATTACGGATCATAATGTTCAAGAAACATTAGCCATCACTGACAAAACCTACCTTATGTTTGAAGGAGGAATTCTAAAGGCAGGAATCCCCGAAGAATTAGTAGAAGATGAAATGGTTCGCCGCGTGTACTTAGGTCAAAATTTTGAGTTAAGAAAAAAGAAACTAGAGTTTTAA
- a CDS encoding carboxymuconolactone decarboxylase family protein codes for MADIVQEFNEYRSKMNEKLLADNNKIVKRIFNLDTNAYAAGALDVKTKELLGLVASAVLRCDDCVKYHLETSYKEGVTKEEMMEAMGIATLVGGTIVVPHLRRAYEFWEALEEETK; via the coding sequence ATGGCTGATATAGTTCAAGAATTCAATGAATATCGTTCCAAAATGAACGAAAAATTACTAGCAGACAACAATAAAATTGTAAAGCGAATTTTCAATTTAGATACTAACGCTTATGCTGCTGGAGCACTTGACGTAAAAACTAAAGAACTTCTAGGATTAGTAGCTTCAGCGGTTTTACGATGTGATGACTGCGTGAAATATCATCTAGAAACTAGTTACAAAGAAGGTGTTACTAAAGAAGAAATGATGGAAGCGATGGGAATTGCCACTTTAGTTGGCGGTACAATCGTTGTTCCACATTTGCGTAGAGCTTACGAATTTTGGGAAGCTTTAGAGGAAGAAACTAAATAA
- the tatC gene encoding twin-arginine translocase subunit TatC, which translates to MSKKNLNEMSFLDHLEELRWLLVRSTIAILILATVTFFISDYIFDVIIFGPTRADFVTYRFFCDLSHSLGFADSICVTDMPFIIQNTDMEGQVNILVWTCILAGFILGFPYILWELWKFISPALYEKERKHAKLFIFVSSLLFFLGVLFGYFVVVPMSVNFFATFKVSDVVKNQFSIDSYIGMVKTSVVASGLFFELPIIIYFLTKLGLVTPVFLRKYWKYAVIIILIVAAIVTPPDVVSQTIVAIPMLLIYEASILISKIVVRNQKKENG; encoded by the coding sequence ATGAGCAAGAAAAACCTAAACGAAATGTCATTTTTAGACCATCTTGAAGAATTAAGATGGCTATTAGTTCGAAGTACAATTGCAATATTAATTCTTGCCACAGTTACTTTTTTTATAAGTGATTATATTTTTGATGTAATCATTTTTGGCCCTACTCGCGCTGATTTTGTAACCTACCGTTTTTTCTGTGATTTATCACATTCGCTTGGTTTTGCTGATAGCATTTGTGTAACAGATATGCCTTTTATTATCCAAAACACAGATATGGAAGGACAGGTAAATATATTAGTTTGGACCTGTATTTTAGCAGGATTTATTCTTGGATTCCCATACATACTATGGGAATTATGGAAATTCATCAGCCCTGCTTTATATGAAAAAGAAAGAAAACATGCCAAACTTTTCATATTTGTATCCTCATTATTATTCTTTTTAGGAGTTCTTTTTGGATACTTTGTGGTAGTTCCAATGTCAGTTAACTTCTTTGCTACATTCAAAGTAAGTGATGTTGTAAAAAATCAATTTAGCATTGATTCTTATATCGGGATGGTTAAAACTAGTGTTGTTGCTAGTGGATTATTTTTTGAATTGCCTATTATCATTTATTTCTTAACAAAATTAGGCTTGGTTACTCCAGTCTTTTTGAGAAAATATTGGAAATATGCCGTGATAATAATTCTTATAGTTGCTGCAATTGTAACTCCTCCAGATGTGGTAAGTCAGACAATTGTTGCTATTCCTATGTTATTAATTTATGAAGCGAGTATCTTAATTTCAAAAATTGTAGTCCGTAATCAAAAGAAAGAAAATGGCTGA
- a CDS encoding SIS domain-containing protein, whose protein sequence is MITKENILASAKKTILSESQAIAKLTDFLDENFINATQSIYNSKGRLVVTGIGKSAIIAQKMVATFNSTGTPSLFLHAAEAIHGDLGMIQNDDVIICISKSGNSPEIKVLVPLLKRFGNTLIGITGNMTSFLAKGSDFILNTTVDAEACPNNLAPTNSTTAQLVMGDAIAICLMEMRDFKAEDFAIYHPGGALGKKLLLRVKDMLENSLKPMVDPNASIKKVIFEISEKRLGVTAVVENKKVIGIITDGDIRRMLNDRDSFTDLTAKDIMTKNPKMTSSNAMVVDAFNIMEDYSITQLVVVDDMEYKGVLHLHDILKEGII, encoded by the coding sequence TTGATAACTAAAGAAAATATATTGGCTAGTGCCAAAAAAACTATTCTATCAGAAAGTCAGGCAATAGCTAAACTAACTGATTTTTTAGATGAAAATTTCATCAACGCTACACAAAGCATCTATAACTCAAAAGGCAGATTAGTTGTTACCGGAATAGGAAAAAGTGCCATTATTGCTCAGAAAATGGTTGCTACTTTTAACTCAACTGGAACACCATCTTTATTCCTACATGCAGCTGAAGCTATTCACGGTGATTTAGGAATGATTCAAAATGATGATGTGATTATTTGCATTTCAAAAAGCGGGAATAGCCCAGAAATAAAAGTTTTAGTTCCTCTTTTGAAACGTTTTGGCAATACCTTGATAGGAATAACTGGAAACATGACTTCTTTCTTAGCTAAGGGTTCTGACTTTATTTTGAACACTACTGTAGATGCGGAAGCCTGTCCAAACAACCTTGCTCCAACAAATAGCACAACTGCTCAACTGGTAATGGGAGATGCAATAGCTATTTGCCTAATGGAAATGCGTGATTTTAAAGCAGAAGATTTTGCTATATATCATCCAGGTGGTGCTTTGGGCAAAAAATTATTACTACGCGTAAAAGACATGTTAGAAAACTCCTTAAAACCTATGGTTGATCCAAATGCATCAATCAAAAAAGTAATTTTCGAAATTTCCGAAAAACGATTAGGAGTTACGGCAGTAGTAGAAAACAAGAAAGTCATCGGGATTATTACCGATGGAGATATTAGAAGAATGCTGAATGACAGAGACAGCTTTACTGATTTAACTGCAAAAGATATTATGACAAAAAACCCAAAAATGACATCTTCAAACGCTATGGTTGTTGATGCATTCAATATTATGGAAGATTATTCAATAACCCAATTAGTGGTTGTTGATGACATGGAATATAAAGGCGTATTGCACTTGCATGACATTCTTAAAGAAGGTATTATATAA